Part of the Benincasa hispida cultivar B227 chromosome 11, ASM972705v1, whole genome shotgun sequence genome, GTTTCAATGTGAGTCAAGCACCACAACTTTCTATAATTCTCTCCAAAAAATCCAATCTTACCAACTGAAGTTCCCACATTAATCACCTACATGATCATGAGGGTAGCTCTAATCAAATATCTGTAGAATTGAGTTTGAATACCCATTGAAGAAATTTGTTACTAAGAATTTAAGTTAAAATCAAATAGTATAACAAGGACAACCAGACTTCACGAGCAAAAACAGTTAGGATTTCTGGGAGAGCAGTGGAATAGTCAAACAAAACATTTTACAGATATAGATTCTCAAAACTCGTATCCTagatgtgataacttgtaggaaTAGTCAACCAAACttcattgataacttgtagaaataaaatTCCAATATGCAATAGCCTATAGCATTCTAAATTTGCAAGCAAAGCATGTACACCTAAAATAAGAGACATTTATCCGGTACAAGTCAGCTCAGTCAGAAGAGTATCCATGCAAATAACATTAAGATAACAATGGCTCCTTACAGAATCCATATGATCGTCATCATCAATATCCCCATTAGTGTCAAATATACAAACCAACCCATCCACGGAAGCAGAAGCAAGCTTGCCTTGATGGCCCGGAACAAAGTGAACCTGTTAACAAAAAATACATTAGATAAGGTGAATTGCACACACTAACAAGATTCTATCAGAAGGGAAAAAATGGGAATCCCAAGGAGAGGAAATACAAAAGAGCGGTAAATTTAAGCAAAGTTGAATGAccacaattttttaaattatatcttaCATTATATCATAAGAACACAGTAAGTATAATTGAGTCAGAAGAGCATAACAAGATAAAAGGAATGCAAAATTAACAGGAACAGGATAAAGCCCTTATTGCCATAAAATGCAGTATTTAATCCTTTTCTATAACCACTATACATTCATgtacaagtttttttttccaacatgttttccaagaaaatcaaaagcATCTGTTATGACTCTAATAGTTGTATATTTGAGAAACTGCCGTCCACTTTTATCTTATACAGAATGCTTGTCCCAGCACCATGGCAATCTCTAAGAGCTCTACCCTTTCTCTTGATTCTGATTATTGTTGTAGTCACAATAACTTGAATATCTTTGCTATACAAACAAAGCGATGTTGCAAATCATTGCTATGCAAAGTTAACAATCAAACCTATTTCCTAGCAAGAATCTGATTCTCAACAGCCATGTTTTTACAGTGCCTTTAGGGTAAACATGATTGCATATAGAATATTACAAAGCAGTGGTTTGAAGAAATGCATCCTCCTTTTAATGAAGAGGGGaaacaattttcaattttgagtaAAAATTTTGAGCATATACATAGTTCCTCTCTTAAATTGGAGCAAGTACTgaatatcatcaaaattatatcaTGGGCAATCTCCAGTGGTGATCACCATATACAAGGCACATTGCACAAGCATCAGGAAGAACCTGAGTGACATCTTCCACATGAGAGTCCTCCAAGCATGCGACTTGTTTTCTGTTCCTCCAATCCCAGAAGAGAATCTGAGTAACATTACCATATAagtaacaattatatcacaagAGTTTTCTTCCCTAATGCCTCTAAACTCATCAATTGAAATAAGTCATACTTTTAAATTCTCTAaatggttaaattacaagtttgacCCTTGAACTTTTATAGTggttaatcaaatttaaaccttCAACTTCATGTTTAATAGGTTCATGAACTTAAAAACGTGTCTAAAAGGTCTTTACAttcttaattttgtatctaatagatccctaaactttaaaaaatgtctaatacAATAAAGACCTATATAAGGCACATTGAAAATTTAATGAACAACTAGACACTTTGTAAAGTTCAGAAACTTACTAAAACACAACGATGAGAGTTTGTGGACCTATTAGCCATTCTATAAAAGTTCAGAGACTAAGCACAACACCGAAAATTCAAACACCAATCTTATAAGTGAGCCTAAATGAATACGCAAAAGATTTCCGGCACTCACTAACGAACCtaaaatattattgtaattttgaagaataatgACATAGTTATAACAAAATTAACGTTTCTACCAAATTGAACTCACCTGAGATTTACAACCTGCAGCAAGAAGACTCATATTTGATCCTCCATAGGCAAAGCTGAAGATCTCTTGAGAAGGGCCAGCACTAATGGATGAAACCTGCAATTGTAGCACGAGGAGCATAACCACTATTCCTCAAGCAAGGCGGCCGATAAGTCATCGAAGGGCCGTGACCTTGATACGGAGCTGGAGCTTCTAACTATGATGAACAAATTCCCAGAcgaaaaaatgaacaaaaagtaATTACCAGAGAAAAGGATGCAAACCTGCTGAAAAGTCCGTACATCCCAAGATCTGATAGTTCCATCAGAAGAACAAGAATGCAATACATGTGGGGTTGAAGGAACAGAGAAGGAAATTTCGTTGATTGTTCCAGTGTGACCTCTGCACTCTCCAAAGTACTGACCAGTCACTGGTGAGTATAGCTTCACAACATTGGAAGATAATGACACCGCCATTGACGTCCAATCCCCACTTCAAAAAAGGAGCAAGAACAACAAAACCCTTCTGTTATCGAGACAAAAAATGGAACGACACAAACCCAACTGGAAATTTCTTACTTGGGGGCGATGTGAAAAACGTAATCATCACCGAAGTTGGTTTGAATGGAATTCTTGAGTCCAAAGCGCTTGAAGGAGCTGGAATTTGTAGTCGTATCGGCATTGGCGTGCTCCTCGACATCCATGTCAATGGATtccattatttttcttctttctctctatGCTTTCTACGTGATGAAGCAGAGCAAAATCACGAACAAATTTTTCAAGTAAGTATAGAAATTTGCCGAAGGGTTTTTCTAGGGTTTAGTTGGGAATCAATGGGGGAATTGAAGCAACCGTTGGAGGCGCGCCACTGAAACTTCCAACCAGTTCGCTCCAATTGATTAACTGTTAGGGTTACCACAAAAAACGACCCCATTTCACAATACCTACCTAAAAGACAACATAGGTTTAAAACATCGACCTCATAGAAATATAGAAGatttaaatatccattttgatggatatttttgaaaaattatgaaaacaaaaaattttaaaataaatttaaattattacatacacCTTCTATcttctattatttttaaataaataaatatatctattacttgtattatatttatattaatagcATTCTTatacttattttcttttattatttttataaatagtttgacatttatttatttattattattattttgtatatgtGAAAGTTTCTCTAAAATATTTCACTGTGGTaagttaggaaaaaaaaaataccctcCAATTGACACTCAATTGAAATAACTAATCAAATATTCCGGCTTGCTTTAATCGATGTGTGGTTTatcttttaattctaatttaagtggtttttccttcaattcttTTGTCTTTAATGAGAAATTGCTTCTCAAGGAATCTCTCATTTGATTCAAGGATTTTGTATCGGATGGagataatataagaaaaaaaaaatgaaggtttGGTTTTCGTTGAAGAAGGATTTATTCGAAAGAAAGTATAAAAGAGTAGGGATAAAAAGTTGAAAGTTGTTGATTGAACAAAGGTCAAGATAAAGTAACGAAGTAATTGTTAGAGATTGATGAACTTTGAGAAGCTCCGGAGGTATACTACTTTATCAAGGTATAATTTTGCTTCCAACTACTCTATATTAGAAAATAATCGATTAGGTATACTTTAAACATATAGTACTTGTCCCTGGACATCATTTACTTATCTATGTCTAATTCTCTATATATACACTAATTTCAGGTCATTTAGTctgatttttgcaattttagTGTTTGTCTATGATCTCCTTTGCTGATACGAGATAATTtacattgaaaaaaaatcaagttattTTACTTGTGTATATACaacaatttatatattattgtttGTATCATACTTAATAGGAGCTTGACTGTGACGATAGGTTCAATTTTTTTCCATGGTTCGTGTTGCTCCTATACAAGGATTCAAAAATTGTCTTTCGACGGTATCTATTGACGACACATCTATTTGTAATTCCAAACTTATATAGATGAAATTCCAATGTATATCAATCTTAAGCCATTTAATTTGCGTCAGTGTCCTATCTATgcaattttagtgtttttaatTTGCCAATTTTGTAATTAGTGTTCAATTTGCCAATTTATGTAGTGATTAATAGTTAATACTTAActagatttttattttaaaaaaagggaaaaatgattttaaatgataaaattgttaaaaatatttataattaatagaaaaatataacagtctatatgtgatatactgcgatagactactatctgccTCTTGTGTCATTGACATAAATAGTATTTAATCGCAGTCTATCACGATCTATCACACATAGAtgataatattttgttattatttataaatatttggtttattgttttttttatatttggaaacgaaaaaaaaaaaaattaaaaacaagttCAATTTAAGTTTTAGATTTGTTTTTATTGGTTGTTGGGTTTGTTTTTAATACAACCACCATCTCACTCATccttataatttcttttttttggttGCTATTTGTAGGTGGTTTAAAATGCAACTTGTAGGGGGTATTTTCGTCCAAATGAAAATTGGATATTTAGGTTGAAAATTGCGTTTAGCCattttaggtaaaaaaaaaaaatgtagaattaactatttttcaaataaaggtGGTTAGATTTAGCTATTATTTTATTGCCCCTAATATATATTGACTTTCTTAGTTGTTACAAGTGAATTTGGGTTATCAAAAGGGAAAGGTGAATTTGAGCTGGATGCACTCTCATCACTTGGGCTGCATGCATTGTCCACCACCAAGTTCCAAGTTATATGGGCTATTAGCCCAAATAACTTGTAACTTTATTTTCTTGCCCCAGTTGGAGTGTATGGCGAAATTTGaggtttcattttgaaaaataataaaactatccAAGAATAAGAATTATGGCAACTCATGTGACATGCACATGACCACAAATTTTTATATACCTGATTTGTCCTTGTCTTATTCGTAGAGgttgttgttgatgaaactacaaataaCAGGTAATtctataaaatagaaaacagGGTCAGGGTCGAAGTATATATACAGACTAATTGTTGATATTTGTCAAAGACAACTGCTCTCCTAATTTTGCTTTGAGATTTCATTTAACAACTTTTCAAATTTACCTCACCCTAATAaaatatccaaatttttctaccaaatttatatttgaaatatccatatattattaaaacttcatttatccatatattttattcaaatctctatattgtttttcataattgtatACATACATTTTTAATGAGTTAACTATATATTtctcacattttaaaaaattagttgtatatgctatttttgatattatttttaacGTTTTGGGAAAAGAAATATCACTTCCTAAAAAATGATCATGCTTAGGTTTTCTTGTGGTTTCTTTAACCAGCTATTGTTTTTACTATAACTTTTCATTatgatttgatttaaaataaaccaatctctttctcatttttacctcttttgaaatttaaatttatttttaatataaaatgtgattttgatAACTACTTCATTGATTTAAAACAAACCAAtctcttccttatttttctccTCTAATGATTCAAATTAgctatttattttgatttgatttaacgacttttcgaaaatagttagaattaattaatattttatttatttatcatcatttcgattttaatttatgatatatctttagattttatattattttattaattttttattattctaaatttgaattaaattgtttattttaattaggattttacgaaatattttatacataatatcatcttattatattattatgtcattaatttatctttttaacaaacaaataagtattcactTTTACAATCTTACATGCCTCTTCAAGAGTTAAACTTTTTCATAGGTTTTTGTGGTTGATGAAGTtataaatacaatgtaattgttgaagtttatgaaaatggaattatgaataattgtaaataaactaaactcacttcctgatttttctcccaaaattatatttgaatttatattttattatcaaattagattttatctaactacttatcaattttttttaattagaataaacaaaaacttactgttttttacaaattcaattgtatctaaatattttttttattattttatacatactGTTATCaaactaatttgattttttttctttatattttcgatattttcaatttttcatatacaaaCATGTAAAAATGGCTTGTTGGAcctaaaaagaaacatataaatggGGGATACAACCTATATCATTGGCAATTAGATAACAATCAATATCGGAAAAAAATTTAGATAGAAAATTAGTATAAAATAACATTCAGTATCATTAATCAGTATCAGATAGTAATCAGACAACAATCAGATAGCAGTCAATATTATTGACAATTAGTATATCATATAGTAACAAGACAACAATTAAATAGAaatcaatatcaaataaaaattagatagcaatcacatagaaatcacaTAGCAATCAAATCACGGACGAAATGAGGgcattttttacttttcaactTCAATGCCTCATTTAAATTAGGCTAGGTTGACCGATTTTGTCATGTGTGCAAAATTTATATTGTTGAACTATATGAGCCTAATTTTTGCAAGCTACTTTGCCATACTTACAAGTGTCCTACACTCCATCACCTCTCCCTTCCATTTcctttttctcctctacttcaATCTATCACCTAGcacttctttattttttttcgttGAGATTTGAATCATAATTGTGAGGATAATTAGTAGGAGAGGAAAGAAGAAAACGTGTGCATTACAAAATTTATAGTGATGAAGAGTTTGTTAATCCTTTCTACGATTCATATTACTCTATTCGTTGTGATTAATTAAGAAGATTCACTAAGATTGAAGATGATATTCCTTTGTCGGTCATTTTtatatttgactatttattgtttttctaaGTATagattttgtgagattttatgCTTTAAGGTGAAATCTTCTTTATATTTGGTCATGTTGCCGACAAAATTGGTGTAAGCATTTgataaatgagagaaaaatgagattatatatatataaaaggatGTATCTTcataaattgttttaaaattgattattatccAATTCAAGataacttcaaacaaattgatcactATACTAACCGTAGGAGcatttttaaacatttaaaacaacttatcaacatcaaattaataaatatgcaAAGACATCTTATTGTAATTTTAAGTGAACTgctattttgtttttaagaaaaacaaGCATTAAATAGTTAAAAGACGATAAGGTCATATCAACCTCAACCAAACAATAAATTTGATTagaaaaactatttaattaataatgtgAATCATTTCCGTCTACGATAGCCTACTAGCTATATTATCAGCCACCAAATTTTAAGAACGTTCAATATGACCAAGTGAAATATTGTAATTTAAACTAAATATATAAGTTAATAATGATCGATAGTAAATTTGAAGGTATGATCTATAATTTTAGATTTgacaaaagaataaaaaatggcAAATGGTTTTCGAAGATCGTTGGGTAACGAAACACGTTTCTGTGTAAGATTTGGAGTATTTGAAATCCAATGGAAGTCCAAAAAAGTTGGATGCATCttaacgattttttttttcttttattcatttccGTACGAAATTGATggttcaaatattttatataataaattaaaaattttgttttagtcTTTATATCGATCTCAATCGAGATGACACCGATACCACCCTTAAACAATTAaccaaaaagaattaaaaaaaaatgtaaaactgATTTTTTTGTGCTATTTCTGACCATTAccttttcaatatatatatatatatatatatatgtatatatattgtctATTTGCTATTTTTATTCAACAAACCTTCACAAGATGCTAAATCAATATTGAAAGTCCATATGCATGTACCAATTTCACATTTTGTATACCATTAAATttgtttgatattttatttcatcattttttttttattatttatgttctTTTTCCTAATTTGAAATCAACTTAACat contains:
- the LOC120092071 gene encoding WD repeat-containing protein GTS1 — translated: MESIDMDVEEHANADTTTNSSSFKRFGLKNSIQTNFGDDYVFHIAPNGDWTSMAVSLSSNVVKLYSPVTGQYFGECRGHTGTINEISFSVPSTPHVLHSCSSDGTIRSWDVRTFQQVSSISAGPSQEIFSFAYGGSNMSLLAAGCKSQILFWDWRNRKQVACLEDSHVEDVTQVHFVPGHQGKLASASVDGLVCIFDTNGDIDDDDHMDSVINVGTSVGKIGFFGENYRKLWCLTHIETLSLWDWTDGRNEADITDARTLASNCWTMGQVDYLVDCHYSSEGCRLWVLGGSNDGAIGYFPIDHSKGKNAIESPDIVLEGGHIGIIRSVLPTTNFLGGFSQSQGVFGWTGGEDGRLCCWSSDDSHEMNRSWISSSLVIKSPGVRRKNRHHPY